Part of the Vibrio penaeicida genome is shown below.
CAAGGCTTCTATACTTGGAGGGTTATTTGGAAAGCAGTGAAGGAAAATAAAGATTCATCTGATTTGTATGTCTTCGAGGCTCAGTTTAGCGATGCTGAGGAGTGCAAAGACTTCTCCTTCATTGTAAAAGGCTCATATAAGAGAAAAGATGAGGGTATAGTCGGGGACGTTTCAGGTCATAATGTTAATAGGACTCCTATATCACTAATTGAAGAAGATCAGCTAAATAAACTCATTAACAAATCAGCATGGAGTGCTATTGAGAAGCTATCTTCCTCATGTGCTACTGAAGGTGATGAAAATGACAATACAGCGAAGCAAGTGGTATCAGTTAAAAACTAAGCTCTCTATTTCGGGCATTTCCGATAAGATCAGAGCTTACACATATGAACAATCAGACTCTTTTGGATTTGACTTGGTTAGCATTCGTGAAACAAGTATCTTAGTTAGATATTCTGAAAAGTTCATACATATAGATAGCTTTCTAAATGCTTATGGTGAAGATGTTACATCTGAGACAGTTAGATATAAACTTGTAAACTTCTCTATATCAATAATTGATGATAGCAAGTATCTAATACATATCGAAAACTCACCACGATCTACTTTGGATCTATTTTATAATTTAGAGAAGGTTATCCAGTCTGATTTATCACTGAGTCTAATATCTATTAATATTTTAGATTTTCTGGAATCTCTTAAATATAGAGACGAAGTTAAACAATTTAAAATTAAGAAGGCTGTATTTTCAGGAATAACAATTACGCCAAAGTCTAGAGCGAAGATTGAAATCACCTCAAGCCAAAATGCATTGTTAGACTTTAAGGAAAAATATAACAATAGTAGCTTTATTATCGATACAATAAATTGCCATTTTAGGTTTAATGGCGAGGAGGTAAGTTTAGAATTGAGAAAAACAGGAACCATTTCTCATTCTAAAAGACTTCTTAATTTTTTGAATGATGAACTGTTAAAAAAAGCTATAAATATGTGAACTTTTATGTAGGCTCTCGTCTCCCATTTCTGAGACGAGAACTATAAGGGAAAATATGAAGATCGAGCCAGAGAATTTTCTGAATAAAATTTTTGATGTCGAGAGTAAAAGAATCTTAAATGATATTAAAGATTATACTCCTCTAAAACCCGTGATTGAGGGATTTAATGAAGAACAAAATGTAGCAGCTTTAAGCTACATTGTTGATGTTTTCAAGGAATGCTTTGAAGTTGGAGATCTAAAGGTTCATATTGAAGTTGAAAGTTCGAAATTGAAAGCTTATGCGATGTACTTTATTTTTCATCAAACAAAAACAATATATTTGCACTTTTTATGGGTAAACAGTGAGTTTAGAAAAAAAGGGTTAGGTAAGAGTATTGTTAGTAAGTTTAAAACCATGAGCTTGATACGTGCCTTCTATGCGACTTTACTAAAGTTGGTTATTATGAAAGTTGTGGTTTTAGGTTTATGTCTAAAGCAAATACCCCGCTAGGTGATAACTTTAAAATGTCAAAATATCTGTATCATAGTTTGTCGATCATGACCAATTCGAAATCTTCCACGCAGGCTCCAATTTTCTACTTGAACGATAATGACTTAAGAGCTATTTCAGGTGTTAGTGAAATTGAGTTTCAAAAGCTGGCAAGTCTTGAGCCAAAAATATAATAAGTATTTAAGAATGATTACCAGCGCTTGGAATTTTTCATCTGCGTTGGGTTTTGTCAGTCATTCACTTTTTCGACAGATTAGAACCTGACGCTACACATAATCATGCACTCATGAAGACTTGAAATAGGAAAGTAATTTTACATACTTTTGGTAGATTTTGAATATCACCGCTCGGTAGCCTCCTATTAGGAAGTGTACGTCAAAACTCAGCGTCATGATTCGTGCTGAGTTATTGCTCCATCACATTTTTTGGGAAAAAACATGTTACGGCTCCTACACACGAAAAGCCTAAGTCGCCAACATAGATTGTATGTTAGTTTCTGAGGAAAGCTTGCTAGGAATAGCAAGCAGCAACAAACATCATGATAGCAAACCACTAATTAGTGGCTTACTACCAAATACCCTCTCACAGTTGAAAACCAGCCTAGCCCCCCCTTGCTACGCTGTCTTCGCCTCTTTTCTACTTTGACCTTCCTCTGGAATGCGCAAAATTTTTAGCATTGCCATTTTAAATACTGGAGCCAGCCTGCGTTCTACTTGTGTATGAATGACATAGGCTGCCACAAACATGAGAGCAATGGTCGAAGTGACCAGAACAACAGGATCAACGGAATCACCAAAATGATTGAAAATGATGTAGCCGATGTTTTGGTGTACTAGGTAAATCGGGTAAGTTAGCACGCCTAGGTAGTACAGCCACTTTTGTCTGAGTATGTTTTCTTTACAGAAGGCGGTAACGCAGAACAGCATAAAGAAGGCGATGTTGAGAGTGGCAATGACCGTGGTGTTGAATGTGATAGAGAACCAGCCAGACATTAACTCACCAAACAATGTCGATTGCTTAACCATATAAACAAGCGACAGTGCCAGAAGTAGCATTTTAAAGGTAGACGCGCCATCACGGCGAATGTAGTAAAAGATGCCTCCAGCGGCAAAATACCCGCTCCAATGAGGAAAAATAGACACCCACATGTTCATTTCTTTAGCCCAGGGGTGGAATAGTGTGGCGGTTGATACAATGAGCACTAAGGCAATCACATGCAGGAAATACTTCATCATTCTAAAAAGCAGCATAACAAAGACGAGTAAGTAAAATTTCACTTCAAGAAACAGAGTCCAATATGCCCCATCGACAGGCATATGCCCGAACCAGTAATTCACCATAGTTAAGTTCGCTAGGAACTGTGCACCGTCGACCGTGAATTTGGGTGCACCAAAATACACAGTAACAATACTGGTCAGAACTAATGCGACCCAGTAGGCAGGAAAAAGGCGAGAAAAACGGGATGCCACAAACTTGCGTGCACTGCCCCCTTCTACGCTCATAAAAATAACAAAGCCACTAATCACAAAAAAGAAATTGATGCCCATATAGGCGTAACGGCTCCAAGTACGAGTATTTTCTAGATCAATAATAGGGGCATGACCCGCCATATGCGCAGAATAGGTATAGTGAAAAATCACAACAAAAATGGCTGACAAAAACCTGAGTAAATCTATTTCGTAAAACCTTGTCTTCATATTTAATTATCCATAAAGTCAAATAAAAACCTTTCGATTCCAACGTAATATAAGCCGTTCATAGCTTATAACTAGGGGGCAAACTTCAGATAGGAAAAGTAATATCAAGCAGCACACCAACACCACTTAACATACTGTTATAATTAATTTTTACTATTTAAAACACGAACCACAATCTTACATGGCTTTTTGTATTCTATATCTCAGTCGCTATTCATTATGTGCTAACACTCATAAAACAAAGTATTTTTATAAGGTATCTCACTCAATATTTAGTGATAATAAATTGAAACTAAATAATCCTTAATAAAACTTAAACTAAAAATTGAACATCGCTTTATATTGATATTTTTTCACAAACGTCATTGTAATAATTTAATGAATGAGAATTCGAGTATTTAAAAAATCTGGATAGCTTTCAAAACGGAATTCGAACAATGGAATGTTTCCCGCTACTGGCAAAGCAATGAATATATAGCACTGCCAGTGATACACTATTGCCTTGTAAACCGATAAATACGCAGCTTTACTGTGCTAGCCATGACCTGAATTACCTTGCGCGTCGTAACTGGGAAACCTCCTGTGCTCCCATAAACATTGAAGACAACGTATGGATTGGCGGTAATGTTGTGATCAACCAAGGTGTGACAATAGGTGCGCGATCTGTAATAGCAGCCAATTCAGTCGTGAATAGCGATGTACCGCCAGATTCACTGTATGGTGGAACACCTGCCAAGTTAATCAGAAAAATTCATGAAAATGGTGAAGATATAAGCCGTTAATAGACGTTAGAAGAGGAGGATTTTCTAACATTCTAGCGATGCTCCTCAAAGCTACACCGCCGAATACACGAGAACAGCCTATCGCAATACTGTATCTCGCATTTCAAATACTCAGCCACCAACTGCTTTCAACTGCTACCCTACCTCGACAACGTGTACCGCGTCCCCGCAATATATCATTCTATTTGAGAGAATAATGGCTTTAACAGTTTGTCATCTCATATCGAAATGAATTGCGTATTTATAGCGCTCTCTAATATTCTGAATCACGATCAAAAATAATATTCTCGGATGAAAGAAAATACAGTATTACACTCCAAATAATAACAGTGCTAAATACGGAATAATATTTAACCTAAAGGGTATTTTTTCCTTAAATAAATATTCAACAAATTATTTAAAATCGATAATTTACTATCAAAAATCTCGCTATGTTCATTAAAAATCTTCATCCTTGTTGAATTTTTATTCTTTTAAACATTTAAAAAATAAATCAGTCTTTTTATTGAGACAGTATTTTTTCAACAAAAAATAACTCGAATAAAAATCACAAAATAAACATTAATAATGGAACATTATAATAACAATAAATTGACATACAAAAATAACTAATTGATTTTAAATGATTTAATATCTTACTCATTACAAATAATATTCTTTGAAAAAGAATAATGAATTCTGTTGCATATGGATCGTATTTTATAAAAAACATAACGTAATTATCAGCAACAACAAACATAATGTTGGTAAAACAAAAACATTAATAACTTGAATATTATTGAAGGTAGATTAAATGAAACCATCTATGAAAATAGTTAGTTTAGCTATATTAGCGGCGTGCAGTGCCACGGCACACAGTGCTCCAAAATGGACCCAAGCTGAACAAGTATTTAATACTTATGAAGACAACGCATCACTACTACCAGTAGCGGGATATGTTTCTAACTGGGGAGGGTATGAGCGTAGTTTTAATATCAATGACATTGACGGAAAATACGACAAGTTAGTTTATTCTTTCATGGCGCTTTGTGGGACAGAAATAGGGGACCCAACGATTACTTCTGCGGTTAAATCCGCGAAGAAAATCTGTGCCGATGGTGGATACCCAGACTTCACGATTGTCTTTACCGACCTATACGCAGATCTTCAGAAAGATCTTGGTGCTGGTAACGGTAATTGGCACAACGACCTCAACGGTCCTGCTACTTTTGAGTCCGGTCAGAAATACGCGGGTGGTTTAGTTGCTGTTCTGCGTGAAATGAAGAAGCGCGACCCAGGCTTGGAGCTTGCTTTCAGTGTGGGTGGCTGGTCTCTGTCTGAACCATTCTCTCGTATGGCAAGTACGTTTGAATCTCGTAAAGTGTTTATCGACAGTGCTGTTAAGTGGTTCACCTTGTACCCTATGTTTGATCAGCTCGATATTGACTGGGAATACCCAGGTGGTGCGGGTGCGAGCGAAAACTCATGGTCACCAGACGATGGTAAAAACTACGCACTTCTTATCAAAGAGCTTCGTACTGCACTAGATGCTGCGGGCATGCAAAACAAGAAAATTGCTATCGCTGCGGGCGCTCCTGCGACAAAACTGGACGCATCAAACATCAAAGCTTTGATAGACAACGGTTTGGATTACGTCCACTTAATGACATACGACTTCATGGGTGAATGGCAGGATAAGCTTGCGCATCACACAAACTTGTCGGGCGAGTTGTTAAAAACTGACGACACTTTCCACTCCGCTGAAAAATCAATCGACTACATGATTGACGTGCTTGGCATTCCATCAACAGCGATTCAGATTGGTTACGCAAACTACAGCCGTAACGCAGGTCAGGTGAACCTTCAAAGCGTTTCTCCTCTGGTTGGCTCATTTACACCGGGTAATTCAACAAACAAATCTTATGATACTGGCTCTTCAGAGCTTTTTGATTACGCGAATAAACTTGTGAGCTTTAAGAGCACGGGTGCCGCTGGCATGCAAGGCTATGAGATTTATACCGACATAGACGCAAATGCAGACTTCCTGTTCAACAAGAGCACAAAACAATACGTCAGTATCGATACACCTCGAACTGTTTACGCAAAAGCCGCGTACGCGAAAAAACGTAATCTGGGTGGTATCTTTAACTGGATGGTCGATCACGATCCTGGTTACCACATCAATGCGGCACGTGAAGGCTTAGGCTACAAAGTTACTCAAACTAAATTGGACATGACTAACGTAGTGAATACGTGTGGGCTTATTGATGTAAACGGCAATAAACTGTCTGATGAAGACTGTAAGATATTGACTGGCGTTAAAGATGGTTCTATCGGTCCGATTGAACCGCCTACAAAGCCAACTGAGCCACCAACAAAGCCAACAGAGCCGCCTGCTGACCTATGGGACGCGACAAAAACTTACCAAACTGGCGATATCGTCACGTTCGAAAATGAAAAATGGAGAGCGCGATACTGGACTCAAGGTGGTGAAAACCCGAAAGCGTCATATCAAAAAGATAAGTGGGGTAACTGGGAACCAGCAAACTAAAACCTGATTTTTAACACTCTCTCATTCGCCCCTGCTCTGGCTAGTTCAGAACAGGGGTTTTCCTTATCAAAACTCTCGCTGTTAAGTAGATAAATACCACCCCAACCTAGTTGAATCTAGTGATGCTTTCTCAAGACCCAATCAATAATCAAAAAGCATATTAAAATACTTGTCTCTTGAAGCTGGGGAGTTGTCTCGGTGTGTGGCGTACTCTACGTGAGCCTCCACGGGCGCGTTTGGTGATAGTTTGATACTCCAAAGTGCGTTAAGTTGGTTTGGTACCACGGAATAACGTACATCAATAATGCGCAGCTCATCGGTAGGGTCTTGAGCGATATACCCATTAGAAAACCAGCGAAAACGTTCGATGTCTTTGGCTTGCTGCGAATCGGAGGCGAGCCAAGGAAAATCTCGGCTTACATTTAACTTTTTAGTGAATTCGCCGGGATAGGCTTTCACCGATGCTCCCACCCTTACAGCATCCACGTAGAAATGGTCCTCGGTCTCATAGACCACTTTCCAAAGTAAAAGATTCGCGAAGCTCGGTTTGGCTTCCAGCTTAATCGGCGAATGCTGCCTCTCTTTCGCCAATTGCCACCCGGCTTCTTCAGCTCTGTCTCTTTGAATCATTCCTAATGTGAGATAGGTAAGCGCCCAAAGAAACGCGATACGAGCGAACAATGGGTTTCGTTTCAGCACGGCAAATACAAGTAACACCAATATTGGAAGAGTGAAGGCAGGATCAATAATGGATACCGTATTCCACGCAAAACGTGCATTGCTGAGCGGCCAAAACAGCTGAGTACCATAACTGGTACAGGAATCCAGCAGCGCATGAGTGCCATAACCCAGCGCACAAAAAAGCCAACTTTGTTTAAATGAAAGCCCGCGCCTTTTTGAGATAAGCGGATGCAAAACCAAGGCACAGATTAAGCTTCCAATTGGGATAAACAGGAGGGAATGAGTGAACTGCCG
Proteins encoded:
- a CDS encoding GNAT family N-acetyltransferase, which codes for MKIEPENFLNKIFDVESKRILNDIKDYTPLKPVIEGFNEEQNVAALSYIVDVFKECFEVGDLKVHIEVESSKLKAYAMYFIFHQTKTIYLHFLWVNSEFRKKGLGKSIVSKFKTMSLIRAFYATLLKLVIMKVVVLGLCLKQIPR
- a CDS encoding acyltransferase family protein, translated to MKTRFYEIDLLRFLSAIFVVIFHYTYSAHMAGHAPIIDLENTRTWSRYAYMGINFFFVISGFVIFMSVEGGSARKFVASRFSRLFPAYWVALVLTSIVTVYFGAPKFTVDGAQFLANLTMVNYWFGHMPVDGAYWTLFLEVKFYLLVFVMLLFRMMKYFLHVIALVLIVSTATLFHPWAKEMNMWVSIFPHWSGYFAAGGIFYYIRRDGASTFKMLLLALSLVYMVKQSTLFGELMSGWFSITFNTTVIATLNIAFFMLFCVTAFCKENILRQKWLYYLGVLTYPIYLVHQNIGYIIFNHFGDSVDPVVLVTSTIALMFVAAYVIHTQVERRLAPVFKMAMLKILRIPEEGQSRKEAKTA
- a CDS encoding glycosyl hydrolase family 18 protein; translated protein: MKIVSLAILAACSATAHSAPKWTQAEQVFNTYEDNASLLPVAGYVSNWGGYERSFNINDIDGKYDKLVYSFMALCGTEIGDPTITSAVKSAKKICADGGYPDFTIVFTDLYADLQKDLGAGNGNWHNDLNGPATFESGQKYAGGLVAVLREMKKRDPGLELAFSVGGWSLSEPFSRMASTFESRKVFIDSAVKWFTLYPMFDQLDIDWEYPGGAGASENSWSPDDGKNYALLIKELRTALDAAGMQNKKIAIAAGAPATKLDASNIKALIDNGLDYVHLMTYDFMGEWQDKLAHHTNLSGELLKTDDTFHSAEKSIDYMIDVLGIPSTAIQIGYANYSRNAGQVNLQSVSPLVGSFTPGNSTNKSYDTGSSELFDYANKLVSFKSTGAAGMQGYEIYTDIDANADFLFNKSTKQYVSIDTPRTVYAKAAYAKKRNLGGIFNWMVDHDPGYHINAAREGLGYKVTQTKLDMTNVVNTCGLIDVNGNKLSDEDCKILTGVKDGSIGPIEPPTKPTEPPTKPTEPPADLWDATKTYQTGDIVTFENEKWRARYWTQGGENPKASYQKDKWGNWEPAN
- a CDS encoding metal-dependent hydrolase, which codes for MDPLTQGLLGASLPQSVSKKHNVVVAGVLGLLAGMAPDLDVLIRSSTDPLLYLEFHRQFTHSLLFIPIGSLICALVLHPLISKRRGLSFKQSWLFCALGYGTHALLDSCTSYGTQLFWPLSNARFAWNTVSIIDPAFTLPILVLLVFAVLKRNPLFARIAFLWALTYLTLGMIQRDRAEEAGWQLAKERQHSPIKLEAKPSFANLLLWKVVYETEDHFYVDAVRVGASVKAYPGEFTKKLNVSRDFPWLASDSQQAKDIERFRWFSNGYIAQDPTDELRIIDVRYSVVPNQLNALWSIKLSPNAPVEAHVEYATHRDNSPASRDKYFNMLFDY